CTTCCATCATACCGAGAATGGCGCCTGTTTTGTTCTGAATGAGAACAGCACCTACTTGTTCAGGCATCGGCTTGCCGTTAATCGGTGGTTTCTCCGGTCCAAAGTTGCTGGAGTCGGCAGCGATTGCCTGCATCTTCTCATAGATGTTTTTATCAATTGTTGTATAGATGTGATAGCCGCCTTGGCGGACGTCCATACGCTTTTCTTCTAGCAGTTTGTTGTAGGATTCATTTTTCAATTCAGGATTTTTTTCGAAATCCTGATCAAGCAGAATTTTAGCTGCTCTTTCCTCAATTTCCATCATGAGGTACGGATATTTCGTGATGGCTGACTGAGGCGGATTGGTCAGCAGGTTCTTTTTGATATCATAAGCCAGCGCTTCATCATACTGTTGTTTGGATATTTTTCCGTTTTCCAACATACGGCTGAGCACAAGTTTTTGTCTGTCTAAGCCAAGCGCGAGTCCATTCTTTTTAATTTTCTCGAATGGAATATACGAGTACGGAGCTTGCAGCATGCCTGCCAAATAAGCGGATTGAGCGATGTTTAAATTTTTAGCATCAACACCAAAAATCCCTTTTGCAGCGGCCTGTACTCCATATAAGTTCGTACGGTTGGCATTCTGACCAAAATACATTTTATTAATGTAAGCATCAAGAATTTGTTCCTTGCTAAACATTCGTTCCATACGAAGAGCAAGGAAGATTTCCTTGAACTTTCTTTCCGGTGTAACTTTTGGAGAAAGGATGGTCTGCTTAATTAATTGCTGGGTAAGTGTACTTCCTCCGGTTTGAACGGGTGAATTCGTAACTTGCTGAATCGCGGCGCGCGCGATAGCGGATGGTACGATCCCGTTGTGTTCATAGAAATACTTGTCCTCAGTAGAAATAATAGCGTCAATCAGATGAGGCGAGACTTCCTTGTGCGATACGAGGCGCCGGTCTTCCGCTGTGATTAACTGGCCAATCATTTTCTTATCTCTGAAATAAGCGAACCCGGTTAGATTATTAGCAGAGATTTTTTCGTAAATCTCATTATAACTGCGAACCGGATCTGATTTAACAAGTGAAGCGATATAGCCAGCGGCGGCACCACCTGCAAACAATACGCCCATGAAGAACAAAATGGCAGAGACTTGAAAAATAACAAGAAGAGTATGCCAGAAGCTTTTTTTACGTCTCCGCCTGTCTGGTGTATTGGCAGGATCATTTTGTTTATCCATATAACTCCCCCTTACAAATAACAGCAACATTATATCATAAAGACGAGATAAGATGATAAATGTTGCAATGTGGTGTTGTTTTTAGTTATTATGAGGATAACGTCAAAACAATATCATTGTATTCGCAATGAACGTGTATCAGTAGTGGCTTAAGACCTGGGAGCAGCAGAGAGTCGGTGGGAGGTGCGAACCGACCCGGCTAAGTCGTGAAATACAGCACGGGAGCGGATTCCATGCCGTACATATTGTGGTGCGGAATGGACGGCTTACACCAACATGGGCCGTTATTCGTATGAGCGAAGGACTTCGGTCCTTAAGTAAGGGTGGTACCGCGAGCAAACTCGTCCCTTTTTTGGGAACGGGTTTTTTTTATTTTATAGAAGAAACAGGAGGTAGCGAAATGAGTGGAGAGAATACAATCAACCTGACAGAAGAGCAGGTGCGAGAGGTAGAACGGCAGATGGCCATCATCCGCCGCGGCGTAGCAGAGATTGTTCCGGAAGAAGATATGCGCAAAAAGGTGGAACGTTCAGTTGTGACCGGCAAGCCTTTAAAAATAAAGCTGGGACTTGATCCATCTGCGCCAGATATCCATGTCGGTCATACGGTTGTGCTGCATAAGCTGCGTCAATTTCAGGAGCTTGGGCATACAGTGCAGCTGCTAATCGGGGATTTTACCGGGCGTATTGGCGATCCTAGTGGAAAGTCGGAGACGCGTAAGCAGTTAACCGAGGAGCAGGTAAAAGCGAATGCGGCAACGTATGTAGAGCAGTTCGCCAAAATTCTTGATGCCGAAAAAATGGAAGTGAAATACAACAGTCAATGGCTTTCCCCTATGACGTTTGCCGAAGTCCTTGGCTTATCTGCCAAAATGACAGTGGCCCGCATGTTAGAGCGCGATGATTTTGAGAAGCGCTACAGCAGCAATCAGCCAATCGGCATTCATGAATTCTTCTATCCTCTTATGCAAGGATATGATTCTGTAGCGTTGGAGAGTGATGTGGAACTTGGTGGAACAGACCAGAAGTTCAATCTGCTCATGGGTCGTCAACTGCAGAAGGAATACGGCCAAGAACAGCAATGCGCTCTGACGATGCCTATTATTGAAGGGTTAGACGGCGTACAGAAGATGAGCAAAAGCTTAGGGAACTACATCGGAATCAGCGAGCCGCCGAATGAGATTTATGGTAAAGCGATGTCGATTCCAGATGAGTTGATGGTGAAATATTATGAGCTGGCAACCGATGTGTCGCTTGAGGAATTGGAAAGCCTGAAAAAAGGTCTTGCGGATGGTACGATTCACCCGCGTGATGCGAAGATGCGACTGGCCCGCACGTTCGTGCAGATGTATTGGGGCAAAGAAGCGGCAGCCGATGCTGAGAATCATTTCAAAACGGTGTTCCAGCAGCGGGCGCTTCCAACGGATATTCCTGAGAAGGAAATATCGGCAGCTGCATTAGAAAACGGAAAACTGTGGATTGTGAAGCTCCTTTCCGAACTGCAGCTTGTACCGTCTAATGCGGAAGCACGCCGCATGGTTCAGCAGGGCGCAGTAAAGATCAATGAAGAAAAAGTTGCTTCTGTGGATGATCATGTTGCCGTAGAGGAAGGAATGATCGTTCAGGTCGGCAAGCGCAAGTTTGCAAAAGTAGTTGTAAAATAAGAGCCTCTCACCAAAAGCAGAGCATGGTAAAAACGGAATGAAGTACATCATCCCGTTTTTACCATGCTATTTATATAAAAAACCCACCAGCATAGCGCAGGTGGGTTCCAGTTGTGTTCTTTCCGATTAACGGGAGTAGAACTCAACGATTAGTTTTTCATTGATTTCAGCCGGTAATTCTTCACGATCTGGAAGACGAGTGTACGTACCTTCCATTTTCGCTTCGTCAAAGCTCAGGTAGTTCGGCAGGAATGCACGAACTTCTAGAGATTCTTTTACGATTTGCAGGTTGCGGCTTTTCTCACGCAGGCCGATTACATCGCCTGGTTTTACACGGTAAGAAGGGATGTCCACTTTCTTGCCGTTTACTGTGATGTGACCGTGAGTTGTTAGCTGACGAGCAGCCGGACGAGATGTTGCAAAACCAAGACGGTACACAAGGTTGTCCAGACGGGATTCAAGCAATTTCATGAAGTTTTCACCAACAACGCCGGACATTTTGTTTGCATCATCAAACAGTTTGCGGAATTGTTTTTCCATCATGCCGTACATGTGGCGAAGCTTTTGCTTTTCAGTCAGCTGAAGCGCATATTCGCTCATTTTACGACGTCCATGTCCATGTTGTCCCGGTGGGAAGTTGCGTTTAATGTCTTTGCCTGTTCCGTCGAGGGAGATACCCAGACGACGAGCCAGCTTGTGGCGAGGTCCAGTATAACGTGCCATAAGTTTTCGTTCTCCTTTGTATATAGATTTAATAGGTGTTTACTTCCGCCTGGCGAGTTCCTAAACTTTGCCGCATGCTCTTCGGACGGTAGCGTTTCCGCCGCATGCTCCATTGGAGATTGGTACAGCCGCAGCTCCAAGGGAGGAAGCTAACGAATTAACCAGACGTTTTTACCTACAATCATTGCTACCCTGTGTAAAACACATAACTATTATTATACTTGCTTATAGATGGAAGTCAACTTTTTTCTCTGTTTACGATAATGATACCAGTCACCACAAGCAGAAGCGAAAGAAAGACGATGCTGTGAAGTGCTTCTTTGAGCAGTAGAGTGGATAGTAAAACACCGAATACGGGAATAAGAAAGAAGTACATAGATACAGTACCTACTTTATTGTACTTTAACAACGTATTCCATAAAACGAATCCGGCGGCGGAAAGAAAGGCAAGATAAATCAGGTACCATACTGCTTCTAAAGAAAAGTGAAACGGCTGCCATCCAGCACCGCTCATGCCAAGCGCAAGCAGGACAAGCGAGCCGAGCATCATCTGATAAGCAGTGAGATAGAGCGTTCCCATTTTCGCTGCTCTATTTTTCGCCAGAATGCCGCCCATCGAGTTTGCGAAGGCCGAAATCAACAGAGCAAGTTCACCAAGGCCAAATGAAAGGCGGAGCGTGCCGCGGCTACTGCTTGCAAGCACCACGCCGATAAATCCAAGCAAAAGCCCGATGAGTCGTCGGGTGCTGATGCGGTCATTGGCGTACATATAGTGGGCGAGAATGACGGAGAAAAACGTGCTTGACCCGGCAATGATTGACCCTTGAATTCCTGTACTGTAGCTAAGCCCGATATAAAACAAAATGTATTGCAGTGTCGTTTGAAAAAATCCAACTTGTAGAAGGGCCGGTAGGGAGCCTTTGACAAAAGAAATCCGCTTTTCTTTAATGATAAGCAGGATAGCAAGCATCAGCGAGGCAAGAAAAAAGCGATAGCCGGCAAATAAGATTTGTTCAAAAAACTCACTCGG
This window of the Aneurinibacillus sp. REN35 genome carries:
- the tyrS gene encoding tyrosine--tRNA ligase; the protein is MSGENTINLTEEQVREVERQMAIIRRGVAEIVPEEDMRKKVERSVVTGKPLKIKLGLDPSAPDIHVGHTVVLHKLRQFQELGHTVQLLIGDFTGRIGDPSGKSETRKQLTEEQVKANAATYVEQFAKILDAEKMEVKYNSQWLSPMTFAEVLGLSAKMTVARMLERDDFEKRYSSNQPIGIHEFFYPLMQGYDSVALESDVELGGTDQKFNLLMGRQLQKEYGQEQQCALTMPIIEGLDGVQKMSKSLGNYIGISEPPNEIYGKAMSIPDELMVKYYELATDVSLEELESLKKGLADGTIHPRDAKMRLARTFVQMYWGKEAAADAENHFKTVFQQRALPTDIPEKEISAAALENGKLWIVKLLSELQLVPSNAEARRMVQQGAVKINEEKVASVDDHVAVEEGMIVQVGKRKFAKVVVK
- a CDS encoding transglycosylase domain-containing protein, with amino-acid sequence MDKQNDPANTPDRRRRKKSFWHTLLVIFQVSAILFFMGVLFAGGAAAGYIASLVKSDPVRSYNEIYEKISANNLTGFAYFRDKKMIGQLITAEDRRLVSHKEVSPHLIDAIISTEDKYFYEHNGIVPSAIARAAIQQVTNSPVQTGGSTLTQQLIKQTILSPKVTPERKFKEIFLALRMERMFSKEQILDAYINKMYFGQNANRTNLYGVQAAAKGIFGVDAKNLNIAQSAYLAGMLQAPYSYIPFEKIKKNGLALGLDRQKLVLSRMLENGKISKQQYDEALAYDIKKNLLTNPPQSAITKYPYLMMEIEERAAKILLDQDFEKNPELKNESYNKLLEEKRMDVRQGGYHIYTTIDKNIYEKMQAIAADSSNFGPEKPPINGKPMPEQVGAVLIQNKTGAILGMMEGRNFKQENTNHVTAPRQPGSAIKPIGVYAPAIEEGIISPNSTVVDEETTFPGNWTPKNSGSTFKGPMSVRSALAQSRNIPAVKVYFETGVRKSLAYVKKMGVNTIVDNDYYLPTALGGFTRGISVEEMTNAYATFANEGNFIDAYLIDHIVNSEGESVYQHKVQPVRVFSPQTSWMMTDMMRDVVTGGTARKVVARYTLGRDVAGKTGTTQEDGDKWFVGYTPDISLGVWIGYDMKYKLNRSSHDNAMRVWGKTFSTLVKMNPDLSPAGNYAKRPPGTSMAAIYNANLAASKNPASYGKVEEKTTETEEKKTTEENKEKTEQPTTDEQTDKDKKTEENKKDGDTDQKTGKDDKQKNDSDDKKNTEDGSNKKPDKSSGEQQKPSDKKPDKKDNKKPEEE
- the rpsD gene encoding 30S ribosomal protein S4, which gives rise to MARYTGPRHKLARRLGISLDGTGKDIKRNFPPGQHGHGRRKMSEYALQLTEKQKLRHMYGMMEKQFRKLFDDANKMSGVVGENFMKLLESRLDNLVYRLGFATSRPAARQLTTHGHITVNGKKVDIPSYRVKPGDVIGLREKSRNLQIVKESLEVRAFLPNYLSFDEAKMEGTYTRLPDREELPAEINEKLIVEFYSR
- a CDS encoding DMT family transporter; this translates as MNIERFFTHRASIAAIAVFVCFLWGSAFPFIKLSYTLLDIGPSEFFEQILFAGYRFFLASLMLAILLIIKEKRISFVKGSLPALLQVGFFQTTLQYILFYIGLSYSTGIQGSIIAGSSTFFSVILAHYMYANDRISTRRLIGLLLGFIGVVLASSSRGTLRLSFGLGELALLISAFANSMGGILAKNRAAKMGTLYLTAYQMMLGSLVLLALGMSGAGWQPFHFSLEAVWYLIYLAFLSAAGFVLWNTLLKYNKVGTVSMYFFLIPVFGVLLSTLLLKEALHSIVFLSLLLVVTGIIIVNREKS